From one Microbacterium sp. 10M-3C3 genomic stretch:
- a CDS encoding sterol carrier family protein gives MVRRIETGDGRAALAAVAAAQDSGAAPARTALATAVRYLLQLLSEKAPGHTVEVRVPPFGAVQVVEGPRHTRGTPPNVVETDPLTWVALATGAVHWADAAAAGRIAASGTRSDLSDLLPLRP, from the coding sequence ATGGTGCGCAGGATCGAGACGGGCGACGGCCGCGCGGCGCTCGCCGCCGTCGCCGCGGCTCAGGACTCGGGCGCCGCGCCGGCCCGCACCGCCCTCGCCACGGCCGTGCGCTACCTGCTGCAGCTGCTGAGCGAGAAGGCGCCCGGGCACACGGTCGAGGTGCGCGTGCCGCCGTTCGGCGCGGTGCAGGTCGTCGAAGGGCCGCGGCACACGCGCGGCACGCCGCCGAACGTCGTCGAGACCGACCCGCTCACGTGGGTCGCGCTGGCCACCGGCGCGGTGCACTGGGCGGATGCAGCGGCCGCGGGCCGCATCGCCGCATCGGGCACCCGGTCCGACCTCTCCGACCTGCTGCCCCTGCGCCCCTGA